Part of the Melopsittacus undulatus isolate bMelUnd1 chromosome 7, bMelUnd1.mat.Z, whole genome shotgun sequence genome is shown below.
TGaggcatttctgtttcagagattGATGATGATTATGGTCGTGTGTCAGGAGAACTGAGACAGAGAATTGTGACATTAAAGCAGAGGGTTGTCACTCAAGTAAACAGAATtaaagctctgcagagcagcatccagGAACAGGTGACAGAGATGAAGCGCTTGGAGGTGGGTAGCTGCTATGTAGTTTCCATTCTTTCTAGGGCTTAGCTACAGAAAAAAGGTCTATCCATTACACTGTACCTGGTGAGCAGTGCCCCCTCTAGAAGAAAACTTGATGCAACTCTCACAGGACATGATTTGCTGAAGCAAATCCCCAGATGAGTTGCTTTCTGTGCAGCTAGGTGTGGAAACGAGTATGAGCTCAGGAGGACTCCTGGTCCCATTTCTCACTTCTCTCAGACAAGTAGCAATGATCTTATATCTACTGATAACTGGCTCTGCATGAGGTTTTTCTCCTCCTATAAGGAGTTGCTGAGCAGCTAGTATGAGAGAGGTGTACCCTGTCCTTCCCTagtgctgccactgctgcccaAGCCAGTGATGGAACTAGAACCCATGTTCCCAAGCCACAGCCAATCCTTTTGAcaataatgaaagcaaaagtcCTGGCACAAACAGTGGGTTTGCTCAAAAGTCTGTTTTGATCCCCAGATCAGACATCCATCTTTTGGATCATTTAGGAAAGCAGTGGTAGCCTCAGTATGGCAGGCCTCACAGCACGGCCATGACAGGCTCTGGGACAAGCCCAGTGTCTTTCACTCTCCTTGAAGGACCCATTTCTGCCCTGTCCCCAGGGAGTTGCCCAGGTCTACAGCACTCCCTCCAGACCCAGGAAGACACCCCTATGCACCAAGAATAAACGAAGCAGAGATTGGGAATGTGCTACAATGTGCTTCTGCACGGAGCCCACATGCACTGTGCTATTGTGTGTGTTATATTTGTGGAAATAACCCCAGGGATGTTTCAAAACTGAGCTTTGGAAAAGCTTTGCTGTAGGTGGGAGGTGCCAGGATCTCTCACCTTTCCCCCAGTCCAATTAAAGGATACACTTGCTTGAGAAAGTCAGGAAAGGTACCTAACCAAATTATTTCTCTCTGTTTACATAGGTGGACATTGATATTAAGATACGAGCTTGCAAAGGAACCTGTGATAGAAGTTTTGATTACCAGCTGGACAAAGAAAGCTATGACAATATCCAGAAACAGCTTACCCAAGCCAACTCCATCAACTTGCACCCAGAGCTTCAAACAACCACCCTGAGCACACTGAAAATGAGGCCAATTAAGGACTCAAATGTTCCTGAGCATTTTAAGCATAAGCCTCTGCCAGAAATGCAAGCTCTGAATATAATTAATAACATCAAGCAGATGCAAGTGGTATTAGAAAGATCAGAAACAGACACAAAGCCCTCCCGAGGCGACAGCGTGTATCTCGCAGCAGAATCAAGGGGGGATGGACCTTCACACACCAGCAAATTAGTTACTCCTACTCATGGGAGAGAAACTATTAGTCTGGGAGACAAAACCTCCTCCACTGTCCGTAGGTGCACCAAAACTACCACCAAAAGAGTTGTCACTGGCCCCGATGGCCCTAGAGAAGAAGTAGTTgaaaaaacagtttcttctgATGGTTCAGACTGCTCCTATTTGCAAGGGGCAGGAAATGTTAGAGAGGAAGGGAGCGTGTACCATGTTGGTGGGACAGATGGCTTCCACAAGCTAGAGGGTTTATTCCCTGAGCTAGGGTCTTTTTTTACTCCTGACTCTGCATCCACTGCTAGTAAGCACTTTAGTGGATCAAGCAGCGTTTCATCTAGCAGCCACACAACCGGTACAGGCAGTAGCCACTTAGGTACTGGAGTATCCAGTCATTCAGGGACTTATGGGGGGAAAGGCAAATTTACAGACttaggagaggaggaagaagatgacTTTGGAGGACTTCACCTTCAGCCATCTGGATTCCCATCTGACAGCGCAAGTCACTCCAAGACTGTAGTGACCAGCGCCTCTTCTAGTTTCAACAAGGGAGGCTCCACTTTTGAAACCAAATCACTAAAGACCCGTGAAATAACTGAGGAGCTAGGTGGGGTGCAACATGATCAGAGTGCAGAGGATACCCCAGACTTTCAGGCACGCAGCATCAGACCATCAGGAAAGAAGCAAAGGAGAGCCAGCACTGGGAAAGGTACACGGGCATCACAGAAGTAGTTAATTGAGGTAGTGGAGACAAACTCCATCAATAACCAAACTGACACATTGGTTTCAGATACCATAGTACAACAGTGTGAAGTTAAAATGTAAACACTGTGTCCATTTATTGCCACcttggaaacaaaaaggaaaatatttcattgatACTCGGGTATTAAATAGACAATTCACAATTTAAGATGTATgtagttttcttttctgaatccTTTTTAATGTTGCCTGTCCCCATACCTAGTGTATTTCAAGACATGTTAAACAGTTTTCCTCAGAGCTATTGGTACTTGGATTCCTCTGAACCTTTTATTAAATTTTGCTGATAACTCCTGTCAAACCAgatcaacttttttttttagactgtGATGATATCCGCCAGAAACACACTTTTGGTGCCAAAAGTGGCATTTTCAAAATCAAGCCAGCGGGATCGAATAAGGTTTTGTCAGTTTATTGCGACCAAGAGACAACTTTGGGAGGATGGCTATTGATCCAACAGAGAATGGATGGATCAGTGAATTTTAACCGGACCTGGCAAGACTACAAGAGAGGTTTCGGCAGCGTGGACAGCAAAGGGCAAGGAGAGTTCTGGCTGGGCAATGAAAACATACACTTGCTGACTCAGAACGACACTCTCCTTCGGGTAGAGTTAGAGGACTGGGATGGAAATGCTGAGTATGCAGAGTATATCATACAGGTAGGATCTGAAGCAGAAGGGTACGCCCTTGCCGTGTCCTCCTACGAGGGGACTGCTGGGGATGCACTGATAGAGGGCTGGCTGGAAGATGGTACCGAATACACGTCCCATGCCCAGATGCAGTTTAGCACCTTTGACCGGGACCAGGACCGCTGGGAAGAGAGCTGTGCAGAGATGTACGGGGGTGGCTGGTGGTACAACAGCTGCCAGGCAGCCAACCTCAATGGCATTTACTACCTGGGGGGCCACTATGACCCCAGGTACAACGTTCCTTATGAGATCGAAAACGGTGTGGTCTGGCTGCCATTTAGAGCCTCTGACTATTCCCTCAAAATTGTTAGAATGAAAATCAGGCCCCTAGAAACCATGTAGAAAGACAGGCTTTTAATGTATGTTACAACTATAAGTTGAAaagattttttatatatatatgaatgtgCATGATGTACTTTTACTCTGTGAATCTGAAGGCAACTGGGCACATCTGtggcttaaaaaataaacactgatTAATAATCAACAAAACAGTTCTTTCATCTTATTTGCAATTGCCAACACTTTTCAAGGAAATATTGATTTTAAACCCCTTTTCATATGAACTTTGTCTCTGTCTTTCACAATAATAGAATGAcagaatagttacagttggaaaggaccttaagatcacctagttccaaccccctgccatgggcagggatgcctcatccTAGAGAATGCCATCCACAGTTCTGTCTTTGACAGGTCACACCTAATCtggataaaaaaatatttataatttaaattatttattttgttcaaaAGTGTTAAAGAAAGAAGGTAATTTAGAAGTATGCTCACCACTAAGTCCTGCCTCCTCTAGCACCAACCATGAAAGTCTGATCAAGTCCAACAGCCACACTTCTGGGTGTCTCCTTGCATTTCCATTTTGAGGGCAGCATAAAAGTGTCAGAGGAGTCAGTtctcaggcagagctgcagatggTTTGGGTTCTTGCTTTTGCCATAGACCTAACATGGAGTACACTTTGATAAATGGTGCATCCATTTTAGGACTGACTTTTCAGGATCTCCTAAGCTGTGGTTTTACAAATATGGACATAGACCTTCCACCCCTTTGATGAATTCTAGTCAGATTAGCACGCATACTGTAGCACCAAAATAAGAGTTAATGATAAATCACCAAAATACAACTTCTCAGAAGACTTATCTTCTAGTGACCACTAAAAGATTATGACTATAAGCAGCACAAGCAAAATGTGCATCATCTGGATGGCAGTAGTATGTAGCCTATAAACCAAGTATCTTTCCTTGGTTTAGACTGTTCCTTGGCACATGTGTCAAGCAAGGATTATTCTACAGATGAGGTGTTTAAATCCGCAATTTACAGACAGTGTATGGTAAGGATTTTTTAGCAAAAAGCTGATGCATGGGAAAACAACTACACAACTGCACAAGAACATGCTGACATAAAATTATACAAGTATTTACTCTGTTTaatatttctgtgcttctgttgaGAAACAAGCATGGCAAACTTTCTTGCCTCCAACCTCATTGGCCAGCATGTTTCATACCATTTAACAGTATCACTAAACACTGGCAAAACAGCTCACTTTGAGCCTTTTCTCAGTGCTTCTCAAACACAGCCACTGTCTAACCTTTTTTTGGAGAGTTTGCTGAAGAGACAAATCTTCACAAATCTTTACAGCCAAGGGTAGAGAAGCATCTGTACTGTTGGAAAATGGGCTTCTGCTAGTGATCTGGGTCGCTTCCTCTATGGAG
Proteins encoded:
- the FGA gene encoding fibrinogen alpha chain produces the protein MISLRILCVLLCLCLAWAQDGESTFEKEGGGVRGPRIVEHMSQSTCQYEKNWPICADDDWGTKCPSGCRMQGLIDETDQDYSHRIDKIRKLLLENQNNYKKSNRIVVETVNVLKPNLDSAQKIDDDYGRVSGELRQRIVTLKQRVVTQVNRIKALQSSIQEQVTEMKRLEVDIDIKIRACKGTCDRSFDYQLDKESYDNIQKQLTQANSINLHPELQTTTLSTLKMRPIKDSNVPEHFKHKPLPEMQALNIINNIKQMQVVLERSETDTKPSRGDSVYLAAESRGDGPSHTSKLVTPTHGRETISLGDKTSSTVRRCTKTTTKRVVTGPDGPREEVVEKTVSSDGSDCSYLQGAGNVREEGSVYHVGGTDGFHKLEGLFPELGSFFTPDSASTASKHFSGSSSVSSSSHTTGTGSSHLGTGVSSHSGTYGGKGKFTDLGEEEEDDFGGLHLQPSGFPSDSASHSKTVVTSASSSFNKGGSTFETKSLKTREITEELGGVQHDQSAEDTPDFQARSIRPSGKKQRRASTGKDCDDIRQKHTFGAKSGIFKIKPAGSNKVLSVYCDQETTLGGWLLIQQRMDGSVNFNRTWQDYKRGFGSVDSKGQGEFWLGNENIHLLTQNDTLLRVELEDWDGNAEYAEYIIQVGSEAEGYALAVSSYEGTAGDALIEGWLEDGTEYTSHAQMQFSTFDRDQDRWEESCAEMYGGGWWYNSCQAANLNGIYYLGGHYDPRYNVPYEIENGVVWLPFRASDYSLKIVRMKIRPLETM